A single Biomphalaria glabrata chromosome 2, xgBioGlab47.1, whole genome shotgun sequence DNA region contains:
- the LOC106063952 gene encoding uncharacterized protein LOC106063952 — translation MVQQGGKSNERKRRRDSLRDVQSYIKGESFFRVVPQIKFKCKQNSSQVFHKTVFSDDFAENAATKILAQSGGTNAGMSGHYLTGENERWTEVNKTSFLNLPTNNKSEVESLPTLNETVCKMHSSTNCPENSFVSSGILTDKEVYLGFLPFCSGLEYHQDSDGGSSSVEVTGDVVVKRRSNANARERRRMQSMNAAFDRLRDVIPSYGGNRKLSKYETLQMAQSYINALEDVLKH, via the exons ATGGTTCAACAAGGCGGGAAAAGTAATGAGCGCAAAAGGAGACGAGATTCACTGCGGGATGTTCAGTCGTATATTAAAGGAGAGTCTTTCTTCAGAGTGGTCCCGCAGATAAAGTTCAAATGCAAGCAGAATAGCTCGCAGgtttttcacaaaactgttTTCAGTGACGACTTCGCGGAGAATGCAGCTACAAAAATTCTTGCTCAGAGTGGAGGTACTAATGCCGGTATGTCTGGACATTACCTGACCGGAGAGAATGAACGTTGGACAGAAGTCAATAAAACCAGTTTCTTAAATCTGCCTACAAACAATAAATCAGAAGTAGAGAGCTTGCCAACTCTCAACGAAACAGTATGCAAAATGCATTCGTCTACAAACTGTCCAGAAAATTCGTTTGTCTCGTCGGGTATTCTGACAGACAAGGAAGTTTATCTCGGCTTTTTGCCTTTCTGTTCTGGACTAGAATATCATCAAGATAGTGATGGCGGTAGCTCTTCAGTGGAAGTAACAGGAGATGTCGTTGTCAAAAGAAG ATCAAACGCCAACGCCAGAGAACGTAGACGCATGCAAAGTATGAACGCTGCTTTTGACAGACTACGTGACGTCATCCCATCGTATGGCGGTAACCGGAAGTTGTCCAAGTATGAAACTCTGCAGATGGCACAGAGCTACATCAACGCGCTTGAGGATGTCCTCAAGcattga